Proteins encoded in a region of the Triticum dicoccoides isolate Atlit2015 ecotype Zavitan chromosome 3A, WEW_v2.0, whole genome shotgun sequence genome:
- the LOC119268295 gene encoding uncharacterized protein LOC119268295, with the protein MASSPTGGRARQARPRRNPTASPYPDGGLPSSSGSDHHGSATNLKQDSGGGLPPRWPGSSSLSMARRRLQQVLSNLVRSQPPTACNTDSDDVQFAVRMLSRICHWRLSKS; encoded by the exons atggcctcctcccCCACCGGTGGCCGCGCTCGTCAGGCCCGACCTCGCCGGAACCCCACGGCGAGCCCCTACCCCGACGGGGGCCTACCCTCCTCCAGTGGCTCGGaccaccatggctccgccacaaATCTGAAACAAGACTCCGGCGGGGGACTGCCCCCGCGCTGGCCAGGGTCGTCCTCTTTGTCCATGGCCAGACGAAGACTA CAACAAGTTTTATCAAACTTGGTGAGGTCCCAGCCACCCACGGCATGCAATACGGATAGTGACGACGTGCAGTTTGCTGTGCGAATGCTGTCCAG GATTTGCCATTGGAGATTGTCTAAATCCTAG